In the Corallococcus silvisoli genome, CCACTTCATGGCGGCCACCTCCTGCCAGGCCCCGGAGTTGGTGATGAGGCGGGGGGCGCCCTCGAAGTAGAAGGGCGTCGTCGGCATGGGCGTGGGCGAGTAGCCGGCTCCCTCCTTGTAGCGGCGCAGGGACAGGGCGAGGGTGCCGGACAGGCGGTAGCCGTTGGGCTCCAGGAACTCGGAGGCCAGGTCGTCCGGAAGGTCCGAGTAGCCGGTGAACACCTGCTCGAAGGAGATGCCGTCGGAGAGGGTGCGGAAGCGCTGCGCGAAGCTCAGCTCCGTCTGGAAGCGGGTGCTCCACGCATAGAGGTCCGCCACCGCGCCGAAGCGGTTGAGCCCCGCGGAGGGGTCCACGAGCACGTACTGGTCGGAGCCGCGCAGCCGGTTGAAGGGGCCGTAGTCGGTGACGACGGGGTACGCCTCCACCAGGATTTGCGGGTCGAACAGGTCGCTGAGCTTCTTGCGGTCGTCCACGTCCAGCACGAAGAGCTTGCCGTTCTGTTCCTGGAAGCTCACCACGCGCGTGCCCAACGTGGCGCCCGCGCCGTAGAGCACACCTCCGGGGTGCGCCTGCTTGAAGAACGTGGATAGGAACCACTTCTGGTTCAGCTCGCTGCGCTTGATGGCCAGATAGAAGTGGGTGCCCGCGTCCTCCACCACGCCGGAGAGCTGCTGCTCCACCTGCTGCCGCTGCGCTGTGCTCGTGGCACGGGGCACCGCGACGAACGCACCGTCCAGGCTCACCGCCAGGGCCGCCTCGGGGGCTTCGGCGGCTTCGGGCGCAGTGGACTCACATCCTGCTGTCGTCAGCATCACGGCGAGGGACGCCGCGCCCAACCAACGTCGCCGCGAGGACCACTTCCATCCATGCATCGAAGCTCTCCAGGGATAGGGCGGTGAAGGACCTCGCCGCCGGCTTCTCTGGAAACGCGGACTTCGCCAGGGCATGTCGGGCGGAGATTCCCAGACTCCGGATGGCCTCCATGGGGCAACGACCCCGGCGCGTGGGTGATATGGCCCGCGCGCCGGGACGTTGCGACGCCGTCCGTCCACTGGGAGACGGGGGCGTGAAGTTCATGACCGCGGTTGGAAGCGCTTCTTGTCGGTGTTGCCCTCGTCGTTGTTGTGGACGACGGCGTCGGCCCACCGGATGAAGTCCAGTTCGCGATGGGCTGGTTGAAGAACGAGGCGCTGGCGTCTTCCGAACCCTTCAGCCGGCTGGAGCATGTCTTGTGTCATCTCTTCCAGCGCTCGCTGGGTGGCGAGGAGGTCATCCCACGCGAAGAGGAAGCCGAGGAGCGCGATGATGTCCTCGATAGCACCGCCAACTGCTGGAACAGCGCGCTCCGGGACCTGCGCGCTGGCGGGACGCACCTGCGTCTACGTCACGACGAGGATCCGGAGGGTGTCGTCGAACTCAGCGGCGCCCTCGGGGCGGCGATGTCCGGGCTCGACTCGGCAGGACGCGCGCCCTTTGGCCGAGCCGGCCTGTCAGCCCTTGCGCTTCGGCTCTCGCTTCGCGCCCGGCGCGGCGGGGTCCTTGGGCAGGTGCCGCAATCCCATCCATCCGAGCGCCGCGACATGGCGCGCGACGTTCTCCGTGGAGAAGGACTTTCCGTCCGCGGCCCACCAGTGCCCCACCTGCGTCACCATGCCGACGAGCGCGTTCGCGTAGATGGGCGCGACCTTGGAGGAATAGCCGGCCCGCTCGAACTCGCTGCGGAACACGTCGCCCACGCGCTGGGCCAGGTCGTCGATGACGCGCGTCAGCCCCCGCCGCGCCGCCGCCGTGGGCGAGTCACGCGTCAGCACCGCGAAGCCCGCCGGCTCCTCCTTCACGTACGACATGAACGCCAGCACCGCCTCCTCGAAGCGCTGCCGGGGCGAGCCCTGCGCGATGGGCGCCGACACCCGCGCCACCAGGTCGTCCATCTCCCGATCCACGATGGCCGCGTACAGCCCCTCCTTCGCGCCGAAGTGCTCGTAGACGATGGGCTTCGACACGCCCGCCTTCTGGGCGACCTCTTCAATCGAAGTGGCCTCGTAGCCCTTGGCGGCGAACACCGCCCGCCCGATCTCCATCAACTGGACCCGGCGCTCCGCGCCTGTCAGCCGCTGCTTCTTCTTCACCAAGTTGACCTCGAACCTACTCAATAGTAACTTACCTGACCGAAACCTACCATCCCGTAGGGAAGGCGCGGAGCCGTCACCGTCATGAAATGCCTCGTTTCGCAGGGTGTCGAGTCCAACGCGGTGAAGGGATGACGGCGGCGGCGGTCATGGGCGCGGACAAGCCGAGGCTGCGGGGCGTGCTGCACCAGTGGGCGGCGGCGTTCGCGGTGGGGGCGGGGGTGGTGCTGGTGGCGATGGCGCCCACGCCGCGCACGGCGCTGGCGTCCGCGCTGTACGCGTTGAGCCTGGTGTCGCTGTTCACCATCAGCGCGACGTACCACCGGGTGAACTGGTCGCCGGGGGCGCGGGCGTGGATGCGCCGGGCGGACCACGCGGCCATCTTCCTGCTCATCGCGGGGACCTATACGCCGGTCATCATGCTGGGCCTGCCGCCAGAGGTGGGCAACCCGCTGATGGCCTGGCTCTACGCGGGGGCGCTGGTGGGCATCCTGCAATCGCTGTTCTGGGTGGGGGCGCCCAAGTGGGTGACGGCGGCGCTGGCGATCGCCGTGGGGTGGACGATGATGCCGTACTTCGGCGACGTCTTCCGCGCGGTGGGCAACGCAGCCAGCCTGCTCATCATCGCTGGCGGTCTCGCGTACACGCTGGGCGCGCTGGCGTATGCCTTCAAGCGGCCGAACCCCCGGCCCGGCGTCTTCGGCTACCACGAGGTCTTTCACGCGATGACGCTGGTGGGCGCGGGCCTGCACTTCGCGGTGGTGCTGCGATTGGTGCGCGCGGCGGGGTAGGCCATCTTCAACGGGCCCGCCAGTGTCTGAGGGTCTTCTGCCTCGGATGGTTGCGCGGGGAAGGGTTGTTTTTCCGCATGGCCGGGGCGGGGATAAAGGGGGCCCGGGAGGAGCATGGCCATGCATCTTCGTGGAGTGGTGCTTTTCGCGGTCCTGGCGCTGGGGCAGGGCTGTATGCGTTCGATGGCGCTGAGGGATCCAGAGCTGCGGCGTCGCGCGGCGAACATCACCCTCATCAAGGCGGAGGACCTGTCCGGACGGAGGTTCACGTTCCTGGGTGAGGTTGAAGCCTCCTCCTGCACCAGCGGCATCTACCGGACCAACTACTCGCCCGCGGCCCTCCAGGAGATGCTGAAGGGCGAAGCCGCGAGGCTTCATGCCGACGCCGTGACGAACATCGCGTGCTCCGAGGGCGGCATGCGCTTCCAGTGCTACACGTCCTATGAGTGCCGGGGCGACGCCATCCGCTGGGATGAACCGCCTTCCAGGTCGCACCCGGGCAAGAAGTTCACCCTGCTTTTGCGGGACTGAAGGCAGGGGAGCGAGCGGGCGCGGAGGCCGTGAAGTCCTCCGCGCCTCCCGGTAGACTCGCGGCCTCGTGGCCTTCGTGGAAGACGCAGCTGGAAGCACGTGGCGGAGCTGGGCGAAGCGGGCCGCTGTCTGGTCGGCACCCGCGCTCTTCTCCGCCCTGGAGACATACTCGTTCAGCCGCGACATGCCGCAGGCACCCGCGCCGTGGCGCGTGCTCGCCGCGCAGATGCCCGCCTGGTACGTGTGGCTGCCCCTCACGCCGTGGCTCACCCGGCTCGCGCTGCGCGAGCGCCTGAATCCGCCCCGGGTCCGCCCGGTCGTCGTGCATCTGCTGGCGTGTCTGGGCATGGGGGCCCTCTTCGCTGGCGTGTACGCGACGACGACGGCCGGGTTCATGCCTCCCATGCCTGGACGGGAGTCCGTGACGTGGGCCGCGCGCTGGCTGCGCGCGTGGTGGGGTTGGCTGCCGATGATGGGCATGGCCTACGCGACGGTGCTGGCGGTGGCCTCCGCCAACCAGTCCGCTCGCCGGGCGCGGGACAGCGAGCGTCAAGCGGCGGCGCTCGCGGTGCAGCTGGCCGAGTCCCGGCTGCTCGCGCTCCAGTCGCAGCTTCACCCGCACTTCCTCTTCAACACGCTCAACGCCATCGTCGTGCTGGTGCGCGAGCGCGAGACACAGGAGGCCGCCCGCATGCTGGTGCTGTTGAGCGACCTGCTCCGCCAGCTGCTCCAGAAGGGCGCCACGCAGGAGGTGCCCCTGCGCGACGAGGTGGCGGTGCTGTCGCGCTACCTGGAGCTCCAGCGGCTGCGCTTCGCGGACCGGCTGCGCGTGGAGTGGGCCGTGGACCCGGACGTGCTGGAGGCCTCCGTGCCGCACCTCGTGCTCCAGCCGCTCGCGGAGAACGCCCTCCGCCACGGCATCGGCATGCGCTCCGCGGCCGGGGTGCTGCGCATCGGCGCGCGGCGACTTGGCGACGCGCTGGAGCTGACGGTGGGCGACGACGGGCCGGGGCTCCCCCGGGAGTTCGACCTGGAGGCCTGCCAGGGCATCGGCCTGTCGAACACGCGCGCGCGGCTGTCGCAGCTCTACGGTGACGCGGGGCACCTGCGCATCCGCGGTCCGGAGGGCGTGGGCACCGTGGCCACCGTCCTGTTGCCGTGGCGTTGCTCGCCGGACTCCGCCGGGGTCGCGCATGGCTGAGCTGCGGGTGCTGCTGGTGGATGACGAGCCCTTGGCCCGCCGGGGACTGCGGCAGGCCCTGGCCCGCCACCCGGATGTCGTGGTGTGCGGCGAGTGCCGCGACGGCCGCGAGGCGGTGGCCGCCCTGCGCGCCCAGCGGCCCCACCTGGTGCTGCTCGACGTGCAGATGCCGGAGCTGGACGGCTTCGGCGTGCTGCGCGAGGTGGGCGCCGAGCACATGCCCGCCGTCATCTTCGTCACCGCGTTCGACACCTTCGCCGTGAAGGCCTTCACCGTGCATGCGGTGGACTATCTGGTGAAGCCCTTCGACG is a window encoding:
- a CDS encoding TetR/AcrR family transcriptional regulator, with the translated sequence MKKKQRLTGAERRVQLMEIGRAVFAAKGYEATSIEEVAQKAGVSKPIVYEHFGAKEGLYAAIVDREMDDLVARVSAPIAQGSPRQRFEEAVLAFMSYVKEEPAGFAVLTRDSPTAAARRGLTRVIDDLAQRVGDVFRSEFERAGYSSKVAPIYANALVGMVTQVGHWWAADGKSFSTENVARHVAALGWMGLRHLPKDPAAPGAKREPKRKG
- the trhA gene encoding PAQR family membrane homeostasis protein TrhA, whose product is MTAAAVMGADKPRLRGVLHQWAAAFAVGAGVVLVAMAPTPRTALASALYALSLVSLFTISATYHRVNWSPGARAWMRRADHAAIFLLIAGTYTPVIMLGLPPEVGNPLMAWLYAGALVGILQSLFWVGAPKWVTAALAIAVGWTMMPYFGDVFRAVGNAASLLIIAGGLAYTLGALAYAFKRPNPRPGVFGYHEVFHAMTLVGAGLHFAVVLRLVRAAG
- the rcsF gene encoding Rcs stress response system protein RcsF, coding for MHLRGVVLFAVLALGQGCMRSMALRDPELRRRAANITLIKAEDLSGRRFTFLGEVEASSCTSGIYRTNYSPAALQEMLKGEAARLHADAVTNIACSEGGMRFQCYTSYECRGDAIRWDEPPSRSHPGKKFTLLLRD
- a CDS encoding sensor histidine kinase, which translates into the protein MAFVEDAAGSTWRSWAKRAAVWSAPALFSALETYSFSRDMPQAPAPWRVLAAQMPAWYVWLPLTPWLTRLALRERLNPPRVRPVVVHLLACLGMGALFAGVYATTTAGFMPPMPGRESVTWAARWLRAWWGWLPMMGMAYATVLAVASANQSARRARDSERQAAALAVQLAESRLLALQSQLHPHFLFNTLNAIVVLVRERETQEAARMLVLLSDLLRQLLQKGATQEVPLRDEVAVLSRYLELQRLRFADRLRVEWAVDPDVLEASVPHLVLQPLAENALRHGIGMRSAAGVLRIGARRLGDALELTVGDDGPGLPREFDLEACQGIGLSNTRARLSQLYGDAGHLRIRGPEGVGTVATVLLPWRCSPDSAGVAHG